The following coding sequences are from one Liquorilactobacillus hordei DSM 19519 window:
- the mobQ gene encoding MobQ family relaxase translates to MAIFHMSFSNISAGKGRSAIASAAYRSGEKLFDDKEGRHYFYARSIMPESFILTPKNSPEWASDREQLWNEVEKKDRKSNSRYAKEFNVALPIELSVDEQKTLLTKYVQENFVDQGMVADVAIHRDHPDNPHAHVMLTNRPFNPDGTWGQKTKTEYILDSHGNKTKTPAGNVRNRKIWLVDWDKKEKITEWRHNWAASVNQALEQKNIPDRISEKSFVEQGIADTPMQHEGINSKRHERKAFNQQVKNYRKSKASYKNMQEKVANRGHLDSLSKHFSFNE, encoded by the coding sequence ATGGCAATCTTTCATATGAGTTTTAGTAATATTAGTGCCGGTAAAGGACGAAGTGCCATTGCCAGTGCTGCTTATCGAAGTGGTGAAAAGCTATTTGATGATAAGGAAGGTCGCCACTATTTTTATGCCCGATCGATCATGCCAGAAAGCTTTATTTTGACGCCAAAAAATTCACCTGAATGGGCGAGTGATCGAGAGCAGTTGTGGAATGAAGTTGAAAAGAAAGACCGTAAATCAAACTCACGGTATGCAAAAGAGTTTAACGTGGCTTTACCAATTGAGTTAAGTGTAGATGAACAAAAAACATTATTAACTAAATACGTGCAAGAAAACTTTGTTGATCAAGGCATGGTAGCCGATGTAGCGATTCATCGTGATCACCCAGATAATCCACACGCACACGTGATGTTAACCAATCGCCCATTTAACCCCGATGGTACTTGGGGACAGAAAACAAAAACAGAATACATTTTAGATAGTCATGGTAATAAAACTAAGACCCCTGCAGGGAATGTGAGAAACCGAAAAATTTGGTTGGTTGATTGGGATAAAAAAGAAAAAATAACTGAATGGCGGCACAATTGGGCGGCAAGTGTAAATCAGGCTTTAGAGCAAAAAAACATTCCTGATCGGATCAGTGAAAAATCATTTGTGGAACAGGGAATAGCTGACACACCAATGCAACACGAGGGAATCAATAGCAAACGGCATGAAAGAAAGGCATTTAATCAACAAGTTAAGAACTATCGTAAGTCCAAAGCTAGCTATAAAAATATGCAGGAAAAAGTAGCTAATCGAGGTCACTTAGATAGCCTAAGTAAACACTTCTCGTTTAACGAGA
- a CDS encoding Fic family protein, producing the protein MLIRFAYHSTGIEGNTLTLNDTRLILAYGQLPSEKGHSLKEVFEVENHRQAFDYLFKEATDKRPFLPLIVRNFHRLLTDHILPDGGQYKSLPNYIQGAEFKTAEPFEVSNKIQAWCDQLNQAFQTDKSLDDTLTTLMEKHIEFERIHPFSDGNGRTGRMLIDYGLVLKKEPILVIERKNRDEYIQYEVNKDVPGLVEYAKNKLTNERERMLNFYQTSERIKAFQKKEFNLLQKTTKPFLKNNE; encoded by the coding sequence GTGCTAATTCGTTTTGCGTATCATTCGACAGGAATTGAGGGAAATACACTAACCTTAAATGATACTAGATTAATTTTAGCGTATGGCCAACTTCCAAGTGAAAAAGGGCATTCTTTAAAAGAGGTTTTTGAGGTAGAAAATCACCGACAAGCTTTTGACTATCTTTTTAAAGAAGCAACAGACAAAAGACCCTTTTTGCCGTTAATAGTGCGTAATTTTCACAGATTATTAACCGATCACATACTACCAGACGGCGGACAGTATAAGAGTCTGCCGAACTATATTCAGGGTGCGGAGTTTAAAACGGCAGAACCCTTTGAGGTATCTAACAAAATACAAGCCTGGTGTGATCAACTTAATCAAGCATTTCAAACTGATAAAAGCCTTGATGATACTTTGACTACTTTAATGGAAAAACATATTGAATTTGAAAGAATACACCCATTTAGTGACGGTAATGGTAGAACAGGAAGGATGTTGATTGATTATGGCTTGGTTCTAAAAAAAGAACCGATATTGGTTATTGAAAGAAAAAATCGTGATGAATATATCCAATATGAAGTTAACAAAGATGTACCAGGACTAGTTGAATATGCAAAAAACAAATTAACTAATGAACGAGAACGTATGCTAAATTTTTATCAAACGTCCGAGAGGATAAAAGCATTTCAAAAGAAAGAGTTCAATTTACTTCAAAAGACCACGAAGCCGTTTCTAAAGAACAACGAATAA
- a CDS encoding type II toxin-antitoxin system PrlF family antitoxin — MSAGNVTKVSSKITSKNQITIPKTVRELLKVRSTDTIEWQIEPNGKVMIVRSKPDLWQLVDEQEKKFGNLSTTEVDWGKDVESEDFD, encoded by the coding sequence GTGAGTGCAGGCAATGTAACTAAGGTTAGCTCGAAGATCACAAGTAAAAATCAGATTACAATTCCTAAAACAGTACGTGAACTGTTAAAAGTTCGTTCTACTGACACAATTGAATGGCAGATTGAACCAAATGGTAAAGTAATGATTGTTCGTAGTAAACCGGATCTATGGCAACTTGTTGATGAACAAGAAAAAAAGTTTGGAAATCTCAGTACAACAGAAGTTGATTGGGGTAAAGACGTAGAAAGTGAAGACTTTGATTAA
- a CDS encoding type II toxin-antitoxin system PemK/MazF family toxin, which produces MKLKQGAILWINLDPAKGTETKKKRPCLIVSNDHYNRYFNTILVVPISTSDKYRTLEKYVKSPLFIGVDKEEIHGTALLQHVRAIDPTKRSDGEVVATLSQQEISSISTKIQQFF; this is translated from the coding sequence ATGAAATTAAAACAAGGCGCTATTTTGTGGATTAATTTAGATCCGGCTAAAGGCACTGAAACTAAGAAAAAGCGACCGTGTTTAATTGTGAGCAACGATCACTATAATCGCTATTTTAATACGATCCTTGTTGTACCAATAAGTACATCTGATAAATATCGTACCCTGGAAAAGTATGTTAAATCACCGTTATTTATCGGGGTAGACAAGGAAGAAATTCACGGCACAGCATTATTGCAACATGTTCGTGCCATCGATCCAACAAAACGATCAGATGGCGAAGTTGTGGCCACTTTATCTCAGCAAGAAATTAGTTCAATTAGTACAAAGATCCAACAATTTTTCTGA
- a CDS encoding Fic family protein, which produces MNEIQKYIDKYCFTSEENRRFARSNFTKLVHTNARFEGVNTTLPQTQTIMDGMSVAGVPVEDVLTIVNLKRGWQYVTVQDEPLTLAMEKQINKIVAAEDALVPGDLRQGQGGVNLGGEEFFEPPLIDEQQEQVFLQKILIDSQITTTDKALTVMYHNMRQQIFWDGNKRTATLSANKIMIDGGAGLINVPLDKWDKWNELIADYYRTNDMTKIKQWTYDNAIQGLDVRKNKEKD; this is translated from the coding sequence ATGAATGAAATACAAAAGTATATCGATAAGTATTGTTTTACTTCTGAAGAGAACCGACGTTTTGCACGCTCGAATTTTACAAAGTTAGTGCATACGAATGCTCGTTTTGAGGGGGTTAATACCACTTTACCGCAAACACAAACTATTATGGATGGTATGAGTGTTGCAGGGGTGCCAGTAGAAGATGTTTTAACTATTGTTAATTTAAAGCGTGGTTGGCAGTATGTGACTGTCCAAGATGAACCTTTAACGTTAGCAATGGAAAAGCAGATTAACAAAATTGTGGCGGCGGAAGATGCCTTAGTTCCTGGTGATTTACGACAGGGTCAAGGTGGGGTTAATTTAGGTGGTGAAGAATTTTTTGAACCACCATTAATTGATGAACAACAGGAACAAGTTTTTTTACAAAAAATATTGATTGATTCACAGATAACAACTACTGATAAGGCTCTGACAGTCATGTATCATAATATGCGCCAACAAATCTTTTGGGATGGTAACAAAAGAACAGCTACTTTAAGTGCTAATAAAATTATGATTGATGGTGGTGCTGGTTTGATTAACGTTCCTTTGGATAAGTGGGATAAATGGAATGAGTTAATTGCTGATTATTATCGTACCAATGATATGACAAAAATTAAACAGTGGACGTATGATAATGCTATTCAAGGTTTAGATGTGCGAAAAAACAAAGAAAAAGATTAA
- the prgP gene encoding ParA superfamily DNA segregation protein PrgP, whose protein sequence is MTYTIINAQQKGGVGKTTDTVMEAIVAATIFNKKVLVIDTDLQGNATQFLSKTFGNPEIPNTLMACLEKEDLSLGIVNLSPKIDMIGCDYDMRNYTEFLDKKFKSLADKTFYLKKLLDKIKDSYDFIFIDVPPSTDIKVDNAMVCADYVIVIQETQQFSFDGSKRLILTYLQTLVNDFGDLINVQVAGVLPVLLQARRPLQQKIVDETIEYFGRDNVFNNIINNHARLEWYTAQGVQFEDYHDKRIFSLYADIFNELLKRIESFESTGDVEGFHYEHEFINGNRLTEKGKKLKLDGFTEKG, encoded by the coding sequence ATGACATATACGATCATAAATGCCCAGCAAAAGGGCGGAGTAGGAAAAACAACTGATACTGTAATGGAAGCTATAGTAGCTGCTACTATATTTAATAAAAAAGTTCTAGTTATAGATACTGATCTACAAGGAAATGCAACTCAATTCTTGTCAAAAACATTTGGAAATCCTGAAATACCGAATACATTAATGGCTTGTTTAGAAAAAGAAGATTTATCTCTAGGCATTGTTAATTTATCACCTAAAATTGATATGATTGGTTGCGATTATGATATGCGTAACTATACAGAGTTTTTAGACAAAAAATTTAAATCATTAGCTGACAAAACATTTTATCTGAAAAAGCTTTTAGACAAAATAAAAGATTCTTACGACTTCATTTTTATTGATGTTCCACCATCAACGGATATTAAAGTTGATAATGCAATGGTTTGTGCTGATTACGTTATCGTTATTCAAGAGACCCAACAATTCTCTTTTGATGGTTCAAAACGCTTAATACTTACATATTTACAAACACTAGTTAATGATTTTGGAGATTTAATCAATGTACAAGTTGCTGGTGTGTTACCAGTCTTATTGCAGGCACGTAGGCCTCTACAGCAAAAAATAGTTGATGAAACTATTGAATATTTTGGACGTGATAATGTATTTAATAATATTATTAATAACCATGCCAGATTAGAATGGTATACAGCTCAAGGGGTTCAATTTGAAGATTATCATGATAAGCGAATATTTTCACTGTATGCTGATATATTTAATGAACTTCTAAAACGTATTGAATCGTTTGAAAGCACTGGAGATGTTGAAGGTTTCCATTATGAACATGAATTCATTAATGGGAATAGACTAACTGAAAAGGGAAAGAAGTTGAAATTAGATGGCTTTACTGAAAAGGGATAA
- the prgO gene encoding DNA segregation protein PrgO: MALLKRDNNVQPNIKNTADVSRDLSIKKEYKATERKTIKVDPPVYDLIKSMSIVTNTKMYDLVKQMCEVYLDNNVSQRQKETILLMIKENEK, from the coding sequence ATGGCTTTACTGAAAAGGGATAATAATGTACAACCGAATATCAAAAACACTGCTGATGTTAGTAGAGACTTGTCAATAAAAAAAGAATATAAAGCTACTGAACGAAAAACAATTAAAGTTGATCCACCAGTTTATGATTTAATCAAAAGTATGTCCATTGTTACAAACACAAAAATGTATGATTTAGTTAAACAAATGTGTGAGGTTTATCTGGACAATAATGTATCGCAACGCCAAAAAGAAACAATATTACTAATGATCAAAGAAAACGAGAAATAA
- a CDS encoding IS3 family transposase has product MQALTSREKTVIVDSLRSQYKLQILLEQFKLPRATYYDQRKRMKRPDKYKNIKLFIEHVYHESHETYGYRRVYAMALKAGYTLCRETIRSLMSLLGLKVGVYSKHTSQYSSYKGQVGRIAPNIIKQNFNQTTPLTVFHTDITQIRLVDGKWGYLSCVTDEASGEILVAKASTSPNMALIQDTLDELESWITPGSAAILHSDQGWQYQQKAYRKALNRMNITQSMSRKGNCHDNAPIESFFNLMKRECLNRIRINNIDELVKVVAEYTDWYNNERISMNKNGLTPVEYRNQTVIA; this is encoded by the coding sequence ATGCAAGCATTAACAAGTCGCGAAAAAACAGTTATCGTGGACTCCCTAAGGTCGCAATACAAACTACAAATATTATTAGAACAATTCAAATTACCACGAGCTACTTACTACGATCAACGAAAACGGATGAAGAGACCTGACAAGTATAAAAATATAAAATTGTTCATTGAACATGTTTACCACGAAAGCCATGAGACGTATGGATATCGACGAGTATATGCGATGGCGTTAAAAGCTGGTTATACGTTATGCCGCGAAACAATTAGAAGTCTTATGAGTCTTTTAGGGCTTAAAGTTGGTGTGTATTCGAAGCACACTTCCCAGTATTCGTCATACAAAGGGCAAGTTGGACGCATTGCACCTAATATTATTAAACAAAATTTCAATCAAACCACACCATTAACCGTGTTCCATACCGATATAACACAAATTAGGCTAGTTGATGGTAAATGGGGTTATTTATCATGTGTCACTGATGAAGCAAGTGGTGAAATCCTTGTCGCCAAAGCTAGTACATCACCCAATATGGCCTTGATACAAGATACATTAGATGAATTAGAATCATGGATTACGCCCGGATCAGCAGCAATCTTACATTCTGATCAAGGCTGGCAATATCAGCAAAAAGCTTATCGTAAAGCCTTAAACAGAATGAACATTACCCAAAGTATGTCACGTAAAGGTAATTGTCATGACAACGCGCCAATTGAAAGTTTCTTTAACCTAATGAAACGAGAATGTCTGAATCGTATTCGCATTAACAACATTGATGAATTAGTCAAAGTTGTAGCAGAATACACTGATTGGTATAACAATGAACGGATTTCCATGAACAAAAATGGCCTAACGCCTGTTGAATACAGGAATCAGACCGTCATTGCATAA
- a CDS encoding helix-turn-helix domain-containing protein, producing the protein MTKYTFEFKVKLVQEYWNGDVSYPDLMRKYNIPSMITIRKWVLQASVHGLSSLKAQHTKKVYSQDFKLFVVNYVKTHEVSQMAVAAHFGITFSRVNSWVNTFQKMGAAGLRKRPRWRPASMTKSTNKKLNPSAEEKYKEEILKLKAQLQETEMERDILKALAAMRHNQCKH; encoded by the coding sequence ATGACTAAATATACATTTGAATTCAAAGTTAAATTGGTTCAAGAGTACTGGAATGGAGACGTTTCTTACCCTGATTTAATGCGTAAATACAATATCCCAAGTATGATAACTATTCGAAAATGGGTTCTGCAAGCAAGCGTGCATGGGTTGTCATCTCTCAAAGCGCAACATACCAAAAAAGTTTACTCACAAGATTTCAAGCTTTTTGTGGTAAACTATGTAAAAACACATGAGGTCAGCCAAATGGCAGTCGCTGCCCATTTTGGTATTACATTCAGCCGGGTAAATTCATGGGTGAATACATTCCAAAAAATGGGTGCTGCTGGTTTACGTAAAAGGCCTCGATGGAGGCCTGCAAGTATGACTAAATCAACAAACAAGAAACTTAACCCGTCGGCCGAGGAAAAGTATAAAGAGGAAATTCTCAAACTCAAAGCACAACTTCAGGAAACTGAAATGGAACGTGATATTTTAAAAGCATTAGCGGCCATGAGGCACAATCAATGCAAGCATTAA
- a CDS encoding ABC transporter ATP-binding protein, which translates to MSKIQIEHLYKRYDNAENDTLKDINLEIDDKEFVAIIGPSGCGKSTLLRCFSGLEEVTKGKINVDGKRFDNIPPQKRSIAMVFQDYALYPHMTVYNNMAFNLKLSKFSKSEIDSRVKEAAQKLNLTDYLARKPAQLSGGQRQRVALGRAMVRAPEVFLMDEPLSNLDAKLRVSTRQDIIELHKQLGTVTIYVTHDQAEAMAMADKILIMRDGVVQQYGKPEELYDNPRNLFVARFIGSPSMNILKGTLSNKGIFNSGGVNYDLSEFVKKEVLPTDKREIVLGFRPEKVTQVKKSGDNDTAPENSAQKEGFFVLSASKNLAEYMGGHTLVYLKTKDGVNIVTQTPKRIPNDDSHKKLDLYIRNSNIYLFDAKSGLTLQNG; encoded by the coding sequence ATGAGTAAGATTCAAATCGAACACCTTTATAAGCGTTATGATAATGCGGAAAATGATACCCTAAAGGATATCAATCTTGAGATTGATGACAAGGAATTTGTTGCAATTATTGGACCATCAGGTTGTGGTAAGTCTACACTATTGCGTTGCTTTTCAGGTTTGGAAGAAGTTACAAAGGGAAAAATTAATGTAGATGGAAAGCGCTTCGATAATATTCCACCGCAAAAGCGCAGCATTGCAATGGTTTTTCAAGATTATGCATTATATCCACATATGACTGTTTACAATAACATGGCGTTCAACTTAAAACTTAGTAAATTTTCTAAAAGTGAAATTGATTCACGGGTCAAGGAAGCAGCACAAAAGCTTAATCTCACAGACTATTTGGCTCGTAAACCCGCGCAGCTTTCTGGTGGGCAGCGACAAAGAGTTGCTTTAGGGCGTGCAATGGTGCGCGCACCTGAAGTCTTTTTAATGGACGAGCCGCTTTCTAATTTAGATGCGAAGTTACGTGTTTCAACGAGGCAGGATATTATCGAGCTACATAAGCAGCTTGGAACTGTAACGATTTATGTAACGCATGATCAAGCTGAGGCGATGGCAATGGCGGATAAAATCTTGATCATGCGAGACGGAGTGGTACAGCAGTATGGTAAACCTGAAGAACTTTATGATAACCCGCGTAACCTCTTCGTTGCTCGTTTTATCGGTTCTCCCAGCATGAATATTTTAAAGGGTACTCTTTCGAACAAGGGAATTTTTAATTCAGGTGGTGTAAATTATGACCTTAGTGAATTCGTGAAAAAAGAAGTTTTGCCAACGGATAAAAGAGAGATTGTACTTGGCTTTCGGCCTGAGAAAGTAACGCAGGTAAAAAAGTCAGGAGATAATGATACAGCTCCTGAAAATTCTGCACAAAAAGAGGGATTTTTTGTACTTTCTGCAAGTAAAAATCTGGCTGAATACATGGGCGGCCATACGCTTGTCTATCTAAAAACTAAAGATGGTGTTAATATTGTGACTCAAACGCCTAAAAGAATTCCTAATGATGATAGCCACAAAAAATTAGATCTTTATATTCGTAATTCTAATATTTATCTGTTTGATGCTAAAAGCGGTCTGACACTTCAAAATGGTTAG
- a CDS encoding ABC transporter substrate-binding protein, which yields MKKRFFKIAKLTFMLSLSLIVLTCCSFSSQKEKNSKITLNFFNQKPEITAQYQKLARMYHAKHPNVNIQITTSGQGGGAAALQAKFASGEAPDIIMLGGLPEIDRYKDHLINLKDLKASKNIVPNLVSGGISNKRMVGIPVDLEAYGWSYNKAVFAKAGIDTSKINNYSEFLKAVEKLNSEKKKIGIDAVFGFNGADTNSIASVSAQFTSLPYNNNLVKAFKSKTFPWKYERQMKNYYDLVKKYNVQPILSVKYDPSVQDLFFNGKVAMIPQGNWIIPTLDGLEKGYVQKNLGMLPFFVKNDGTDRLLTGSSWYLGITKDHPKRQKAAKDFINWMYTSKEAENVIINEMRFVPATKNFDVSRLPDDLSKQIYRIGTSKNAQSPVHKQYPNGFTNQALGPYIQRYFVNGISWKELKKETSAKYRQLREIQSGE from the coding sequence ATGAAAAAAAGATTTTTTAAAATCGCTAAGCTAACTTTTATGTTGAGTTTATCATTAATTGTCTTAACATGTTGTAGTTTTAGCTCGCAAAAGGAAAAAAATTCAAAAATTACACTTAACTTTTTTAATCAAAAGCCTGAAATAACCGCACAATATCAAAAATTAGCGCGGATGTATCATGCTAAACATCCCAACGTCAATATCCAAATTACTACTTCAGGTCAAGGCGGTGGGGCCGCTGCTTTACAAGCGAAGTTTGCCTCTGGGGAAGCTCCAGATATTATTATGCTTGGCGGGCTACCTGAAATAGATCGGTATAAGGATCATTTGATTAATCTGAAAGATCTTAAGGCAAGTAAAAACATAGTACCAAATCTTGTTAGCGGTGGAATTTCAAATAAACGTATGGTTGGAATTCCAGTCGATCTTGAGGCTTATGGCTGGTCGTATAACAAAGCTGTGTTCGCTAAGGCTGGGATTGATACCTCAAAGATCAATAACTATTCTGAATTTTTGAAAGCGGTTGAAAAACTCAATTCAGAAAAAAAGAAGATTGGAATCGATGCCGTTTTCGGCTTTAACGGAGCTGATACCAATTCAATTGCTTCTGTTTCAGCACAATTTACTTCTCTGCCGTACAACAATAATCTTGTCAAAGCTTTCAAAAGCAAAACTTTCCCTTGGAAATACGAGAGGCAAATGAAAAATTATTATGATCTCGTAAAAAAATATAATGTACAACCGATTCTTTCAGTTAAATATGATCCTTCTGTCCAAGACCTTTTTTTCAATGGTAAAGTTGCTATGATACCTCAAGGAAATTGGATTATTCCGACGCTTGATGGTCTGGAAAAGGGATACGTGCAAAAAAATCTTGGCATGTTACCGTTCTTTGTTAAAAATGATGGTACTGACCGTCTTTTGACCGGTTCCTCATGGTATTTAGGAATCACTAAAGATCATCCCAAGCGGCAAAAAGCTGCTAAAGATTTTATTAACTGGATGTATACTTCAAAAGAAGCTGAGAACGTAATCATTAACGAAATGCGTTTCGTTCCTGCAACTAAAAACTTTGATGTTTCGAGGCTGCCTGATGATCTTTCTAAACAAATTTATCGGATCGGCACTTCCAAAAACGCACAATCTCCTGTTCACAAACAGTACCCGAATGGCTTTACTAACCAAGCACTTGGGCCATATATACAGCGCTATTTTGTAAATGGGATCTCTTGGAAAGAATTGAAAAAGGAAACATCGGCTAAATATCGACAGCTCAGGGAAATCCAAAGTGGGGAGTGA
- a CDS encoding carbohydrate ABC transporter permease — translation MLIKKHQYLAFVLPAVFFILLIIVVPFLIGIYYSFTDSNGLRSSFIGWKNFEVLFQDSTFLQSFWLTVKFSFVSVILINLVGLAFALIVTSHNNRLTKSLRTIFFMPNLIGGILLGFIWQFIFTSAFQAIAAAFHLDFFKGWLSNPSTGFWGIVILFVWQMSGYIMLIYISFLNAIPKNTIQAAVLDGAKATQIFFFIKLPQLAPAFTISLFLTLANSFKLYEQNLALTNGGPYRSTEMISMYIYNTAFVNFQQGYAQAAGIILFLCVTIVSFIQLALSRKREG, via the coding sequence ATGCTTATCAAAAAACATCAATATCTGGCTTTTGTTTTACCAGCAGTTTTCTTTATACTATTGATTATTGTCGTACCATTTCTGATAGGAATTTATTATTCCTTTACCGATTCCAATGGTTTACGCTCTTCTTTTATTGGTTGGAAAAACTTTGAAGTCCTTTTTCAAGACTCCACCTTTCTGCAGAGTTTTTGGCTAACAGTTAAATTTTCTTTTGTTTCAGTAATTCTAATTAACTTAGTCGGTTTGGCTTTTGCGTTAATCGTCACCAGTCACAACAACAGACTCACAAAATCACTCAGAACCATCTTCTTCATGCCAAATCTGATCGGCGGAATACTACTTGGTTTTATCTGGCAATTCATTTTTACTTCTGCTTTTCAGGCAATTGCCGCTGCTTTTCATCTTGACTTTTTCAAAGGTTGGTTGAGCAACCCTTCAACAGGCTTTTGGGGGATAGTAATTCTGTTTGTTTGGCAGATGAGCGGTTATATTATGTTAATCTATATTTCTTTCTTGAATGCAATTCCTAAGAATACCATTCAAGCAGCTGTTCTAGACGGTGCAAAAGCAACCCAGATTTTCTTTTTCATCAAGCTGCCACAATTGGCGCCAGCCTTTACAATCAGTCTATTTCTAACACTTGCCAACTCGTTTAAACTCTATGAGCAAAACTTAGCACTTACAAATGGTGGCCCATACCGCTCCACAGAGATGATTTCGATGTATATTTATAATACTGCTTTTGTAAACTTCCAGCAGGGATACGCTCAGGCAGCCGGAATTATCCTTTTCCTTTGTGTAACCATTGTTTCCTTTATTCAATTAGCACTTTCAAGAAAGCGGGAGGGATAG
- a CDS encoding carbohydrate ABC transporter permease: MKKSTKILLGFLFGIIALFWFYPFIIVIINALKGKRGIFQNPLWFTRDFTFSNFKTAYQALDFTSSFFNSLVITVASVIVITLVSAAAAYALSRVKGPFSSILYYLCAGTMLIPFQSIMIPLLSLFGKVNFLNRTSLVIMNTGLSVSLSIILFYGAFQGVSKTLDEAAALDGAYPFKTFVYIIFPAVSPMTGTVVILNAMKIWNDYLLPSLVVNKDGMYTIPLKMYSFFGETNSQWQLALAGLVLSMVPIIILFLLLQKQVMTSVTEGAIK; encoded by the coding sequence ATGAAAAAATCAACTAAAATCTTACTTGGCTTTCTTTTTGGAATCATTGCCCTATTCTGGTTCTACCCCTTTATCATTGTTATTATCAATGCTTTAAAGGGAAAAAGGGGAATTTTTCAAAACCCGTTATGGTTTACACGGGACTTTACGTTTTCAAATTTCAAAACTGCTTACCAGGCGCTTGATTTTACAAGCAGTTTCTTTAACTCTTTAGTTATCACAGTAGCCAGTGTCATTGTAATCACATTGGTTTCGGCAGCTGCTGCCTATGCTCTTTCTCGTGTTAAAGGGCCTTTCAGTTCAATTCTCTACTATCTTTGTGCTGGCACTATGCTGATCCCTTTTCAGTCAATTATGATCCCGCTTCTTTCACTTTTTGGCAAAGTTAATTTCCTTAACAGAACGAGTCTGGTCATTATGAACACCGGGTTATCAGTAAGCCTCTCAATTATTCTTTTTTATGGGGCTTTTCAAGGAGTCTCAAAAACTCTTGACGAAGCTGCTGCTTTAGATGGAGCCTATCCTTTTAAAACCTTTGTTTATATTATCTTTCCAGCGGTCAGCCCAATGACAGGTACAGTTGTTATCTTGAATGCAATGAAAATATGGAATGACTACCTGTTACCATCACTAGTCGTTAATAAAGATGGCATGTACACGATTCCACTTAAGATGTATTCTTTCTTCGGTGAAACAAACAGCCAATGGCAATTAGCCTTAGCCGGACTTGTTTTATCAATGGTTCCGATTATTATTCTGTTCCTCCTATTGCAAAAGCAAGTCATGACAAGTGTGACAGAAGGAGCTATCAAGTAA
- a CDS encoding gamma-glutamyl-gamma-aminobutyrate hydrolase family protein (Members of this family of hydrolases with an active site Cys residue belong to MEROPS family C26.), with translation MYCLIVNSRYHQAAKNVGECLKVTAAVKNGVIEALKSIDSQQVLVLQRRPEFLVETSPQIQIIFTDLIVRC, from the coding sequence ATTTATTGTCTAATTGTTAATAGTCGATATCATCAAGCAGCAAAAAATGTGGGCGAATGCTTAAAAGTTACTGCAGCCGTTAAAAATGGGGTTATTGAAGCATTAAAATCAATTGATTCTCAGCAAGTGTTGGTTCTTCAAAGGCGCCCAGAATTTTTAGTCGAGACAAGTCCGCAAATACAAATTATTTTTACTGATTTGATCGTAAGATGTTGA
- a CDS encoding transposase, with amino-acid sequence MAKKYDIDFKKMIVSLYQNGEKVKDLTSEYGISDKNIYAWIKRYAEDKQTGISQDEYLKLKKNYQKIQEEDEILKKS; translated from the coding sequence ATGGCCAAAAAATATGATATTGATTTTAAAAAGATGATTGTATCTCTTTATCAAAATGGGGAAAAGGTAAAAGATCTTACCAGCGAATATGGTATTTCAGATAAAAATATTTATGCTTGGATTAAGCGTTATGCTGAAGATAAACAAACTGGCATCAGCCAAGATGAATATCTTAAATTGAAAAAGAATTATCAAAAAATTCAAGAGGAGGATGAAATCTTAAAAAAGTCTTAA